gaaatttttgatacatttcttGAAATTAGGTATCTAGTTTTCTGCGCTGTTAATATTTTTATAGATGCATCGTGAATcttgttaaaaatattttcaagcaattttttcaaataattgattttctttCGTAAAGcgtacaaatttttcatgagatCTTCCAAGTTTacaagtttataaaaaaattccgaTTCATTATTTATTCATGAAGTAAGGGACGCATTATGTACTCTATAATAATTATAGAGTAATTCGGGGCAGTTTGTTTAATAGAGCACTTAAACCTTTATTGAAACTAGGACACATGAACGATATAGTCTCGTAACGTTTGTGAACACAGTAAAATATTAGTAGACCAGTTCAACGAACTTTTCACGTAAGCAACGAAATTTACACTGAAATTAGATCTTATCTAAAAGCTGTTGTAAAAACGCAGCATCGaaagaattatattttttaactCGGACATTCAcattacaaaaagaaaaaaacattgtaatGAAAAATAAGGTATTATAGAAGTAACTACCACAATATAATTTACCTttctaaaattctcatttgAAAGTAAAGAATATTTTAGAGGTATAATTTTTCGGTCAGAAAAATTCATTCTCAAGGTTTTTTGAACCATTTAGGTACTTTGCCGGATGGGGCATTTTTTGGTAAGACGGGTGGTTTCACAGCTGCTGGTCTGGCACTTGGTGCTAAATCTTGTTCAGCATCTCTGTCTATATTTTCTGGTAGATGTTTCGGTTCGGTGTCTTTATTCTTCTTCGACATTTTTCTGCATAATAAATAATACCATTAATGTTAATATTCTGAGATTTTAGGTAGGTTAAATGTCAGTTGATTTGTTACCTAAAATGATTCGCAACTCTGAAAGCAATACTCGGTGATACGAgtctttttatgaatttttcttgaataaaatcTTGAGATGAATTATAATCAATAGATTCGCtaccaaaatataaatttatgcCAGGAACTGCACCGATTTCCACTAGTCTTTGATCATTCTTCAAAATGGTTTTCGGTGGTGATATATCTGTTCATGAAGGAAATTTAGTATCAGAAAATAcctaactgaaaaaaaatgacgtaagtaggtaatttttgagatACTCGAGATACTCACAAAGATAAAAATCTAAAGATGGCGTTTCtaagaaatttttagcaaatttaacGACTTCTAGGACAGTCTCGGATGATTTAAACACTCCTTGAAGGACTATTCTATTCGGAAAGATTATACGAATAACACAATGCGGATATAACGTTAATGTACGTTCAAGTTGTAATGATTTTTTACGAGCTCTAATCGAAGACGTTTCTAAAGATGCTTCTTCTAATTCAGATCTGTAACggaatgaaagttgaaattaaatattGATACAAACATCAGCGAACAGTAAATGTGAATTTACTAACCGCGTGCGTTTAATATCGCGTAGAAGAGTTTTGGCATCTTCAACAGTAAGCTCGTAGAAGTCATCGGTTTGGTCATCAAATCTGGGTGATTGAACGGAATCGATTTTAAATATTAACGCATATCTTTCGCCGatctaaaatgaaaatagtattttgctagaatacatttttaaagcaaaaccatgaaaatgaaataaacctTTTACGTACGTATTGAACTTCGTTAATATTAAAAGGCGCAGTTTCTTCGTCTGAATCATCTTTACGAACATTTCTTGAGGTACTTGGTTCTTCTTTTTTCTGCAAAGGAGATGCTACTagtgtttcttcttttttaggTGGGCTTTCTGGCGAAGgtgttttttcatcatcttcGTCAATATCCATCTTTTCGGCTACATTTACTCTTGTATTATCTTGTGATTCATCTTGATTTGATACGATTGCTTCATCGGCGTTTTCTACTTTACTATCACtcggttcattaattttttcagtgtttttagtAAGCGATTCTTCAGGTTTTGGTTTCTTTTCTTCGACAGGTTTAGGTTTAGGTTGTAGCGTACAAATTTTGGAAACGGATTGAGTTTTCAACTGTTCTCTAGTACGATGCATTAATCTgtcatttgaaattgaattagtTACAATATAACACGCATTGGACGCTGAACAGTGCGTGGTTAGAGTTTACCTCAGTAAGGCATTTCCACTGGTTAATCCTAACATTTTCAAAGTAGTAGTTTTCAACTTATCACCTATGACTTCTTGTCGAGTATAAATCACCACTGGATTTTCTTTCGATTTAATTTCTTCACTACATAATTGGTTGATGATATCTGAtaaggtacctattgaaaaacaaaaaagagtgttacacatttttcattttttctcaacaattctTGGAAAATATCCTACATGAAGGTAAAAAGGATCCAGAAAGTCGGTTCCCATCTTCCAACTGCAAGAAAACCGAAACAGGAGACGCCACTCGAGATTTTGCAGCAGGAATTAACTCTAATTGAGCATTATTGGACACGCCGCAAAATTGCACGGTTGATGTAAGATCAAGAATTCGACTATGAAATCtatttaaaatgaagaaacaaTTAATTTGATGCGACttcgaattgaaaatgtatCGGAATTTGAGCTGCTTACTTCAAGTCATAATCGTCCGCATTTAATCCTTGTTTCTTACATACTTCTTCCAAAACCTGTCGAGTGAAAAGCATGATTAGTAGGTGAATTCATATCATGTCGGAAAGTGCAAAGGGTTGATACGATAGGATAAAGTATGACATTACAAAATGATTCAAACGAAATAATTTACCAATAGAACCGGAGTGGTTGGTTTCACATTTACGCGCTGTCGTCTTCCATTACCCAATAACACAACCAAAGAATGACTCATATTTATACATTAAAGTTTAAAATAAGTATAACTTTAAATTTTGCTTCATCGatgtaaaatgaagaaaattatcAGCATTTTGCAGTTtcatgttgataaaattttgtattgtttATTATTGCAATGTAGCAAACTTTGGCAGAAGTTGCTAAGGAATTAAATTATTACTGTTAAATTGTTAATTAATGGTTTTTTCACATGATTCTTCTGAAAATGgattaaattattcaattttgcaattatttgAAGCACAGATAATGCAAATATTTTTAGTTGAaggataattttaaaaaaattatgctctAATTTAAAACAATTAAGAATTCTTTACTTTGGTTAAACTGTGTCTGCATTTCATTTAAGATGACGTCAGTGATGAATGGccaatgaaaatgaatgaatcgaATGATGATGATCGAAAGAATGGACAAGAATGAGCACCCAAGTTTTTATTTCTCATTCCATTGTTCGCtgcccaaaaaattttcctcttgCGTCTTCAACTCAACACCGAGTGTTTATAACCGTtcttttttgatcgaaaaaatgttctattttctgtaatttttacgATTAGTACCAACTTTTAAAGAATCCATTAACTTATTATTCGAACGATCATGTTGTTTTAAGAATTCTGTATGTGTTAAATTTCccatatttcataaatttctgGTTTGTCGCGTATAATGCGCATTGTTGTCGCCAACGTGAAAACAACTTGAGCAGAATCCATCATGCTGGAAACGGTCTTACTAGAGGAAGAATATTCCCTCATTCCAGAGGGTATCAGATCGAAAATAGATAAAATCCTTTCCGAAACCTCTGAACGGTATCTGAATGTTACAGCCCTACACGAAACCTTTAAACGGGACCAAGGTTTGTAGAATATTAGCCGCTGTGGTATTTCAAGTCCGAATTATAACGTTATCTCTTTACTAGATGAGGCGGTTGGAGATTTGCAAACCAAGTTAAAGCAGGAGATTGAAAGGCGCGAAAGCATTCAATTGGAATTCGAAAAAACATCTCAGAAATTGAACGAATTCGATGCAAAAGTCGACTCGCTTCAGAAACAGTCTGcacagttgaaaaatgatctcATCTAGTAAGTAATCTTGAGCTGTGAATCTTgtattttctgattttaatATACGGTGATACGTTATAGCCATGAAAACGAAGCCAGAACTTACCGTATTCAAAGAGACGATATTGCCGATGAAAAGTCCTCTTTGCAAGCTATTCTCAACCGGCGCAGcaatgaattggaaaatttgaaatccgaTTATGACTCCATCAATGAGAAATATAAACTGGCGGTTCAAGAGAAAATCGAAGCTTTGACTCAGCTTGACGAAATTCAAGCAAAGAAAATTGAACTCGATTTCAAGTTGGTTATCGTATTAATGTTATTTGATATCTTACATGGTTGAATTTCTAAATGTATGATTGAATTTCAGAGAAAAACGATTAGAACAGGAAAAGAATTTGATTAATGAACAAATCAACTTGTTATCCAGCGACGTTACGAAGCATCATGCTGAAATGAGCAATGTAAAACGGGAACATAGCACTCAGTTGATTTCTTTACAAGCGGAAGTCcaacagaaaaatgaagaagtAATCATATATCCGTCCCTTATACGTTTTCATAGAAGTTTTTCTAACTTGAATATTATTTCTAGATCCGTGTTCTTTTGGAAAACGAGCAAAATTATAAAAGGACGATCGAAACTTTGAATGATAAGATAGAAGAACTGAATAATCGTCTTACCGGTCAATCCGAAGTTGAAAACGAATTACGTAACAAGTATGTGGCTGAAATTGAAAGTCGAACGAAGCTCGCCGAAGTTTACAAaggtagtatttttttaaaaatttcaccgcCATTTCGAGCTTGAACTAATCACTTAAATTTATAGAAATGAGTGAAGAATCTGGTAAGAAATGCGAAGAATTAGCTTCAACGGCGAAAGATTTGCAGAAACTTCTCAGTGAAGCGGCTGTTCAATACGAAGATTTAGAAAAACGATACACTATTAACGAAACCACCTATAAAGAGCATCTTCAAAAGAAGAATGACACTATAGCCGCTCTAAAGAAAGAACTGGCTGACGCGAATAACTTGATAGATACCTTGAAACAAGGTATTTTTCACTCGTGACTTAGCATAAAGTTAATTCAAGACGTATATTGatcgtgaaatatttttcaggtCATCTGAACGATACTTTGGAAAACTTATCCCCGCATGCTGCTGCTGCCTACAATATTATGCGAAAAGGACTTACTCTTACGCAGATTTACTCTGAATATGCCAGTGTTTCTGAGCAACTGCTTATCAAGACACATGATAATGAGCAACTTCAAAATACCTTCAAAGCTTTTATCGAAGTGCGTATATAGCAACTTGATTCCGTTCGTTTggtatttatattttaatattttgaaataatgctTTAGGAATTGGAAGGTAAAGCCCATATTATTAGAAAACGAAACGAAGATTACGCTGAAGCCATGGCAactattgagaaaatttcgcaaTCGTATGGCCAGTTAGAATTAGACTACGACGTTATGAAAGAAAAACTCTCAGACTCCGAAAGAAATACTGCTCGATTAACGCGAGAAAATGAGAGACTTCACAAGACAATTTCAGATCTAAGCAGACAGGTATTATGATTTGCTTCTTCGCAGATAGTAATAATTGTTTCAATCggtttttaaaatgagttttgtTCTAGGTTTGTTTCTTATTGAAAGAAGTGGAAGAATCTAGGGGTGGCGAAATTTTAATCCGGCAGGTTGGCGATTCGTCTGATTACCTCAACTCCTCTGATGTGAGTAAACTAATTGTGAATGTATTTCGCAACACATAGTTGATATCAAACTAATAAAATCTATATTTTTATGTTAGATTATAAGTAAAAAATTAGTAACTTTCCACGATATACAAGAATTGCAACAGAACAACCAAAAGCTATTGGCTACTATTCGAGATCTTtcagaagaatttgaaaatgctgaaattaaGTTGAAAGCTTACAACAAAGAGGAATtggaggtaatttttgaaatacttactgTGATATTTTTATATCGTAGAACTGATAGGTGGAAAAAAAGTGGTGTcatttacatatgtatttgtTAATATCATTTCAGACTACTGTGTCAAGCTTGCAGAATTCTATAAGCGAGAAAAACGAAGCATTTGAAAGGCaagaaaaaatcatacaaatgttgaaaaatcaactgaaaatgTACAAATTATTAGGTGCCGATAAAGCGGCTGGAGATCGAAGCTTCAATGAAAACGTAAGTGTAAGGCTATCGATATTAAATTTTCGTGACTGATAAAATCgctgattaaattttttgaattcgaatagGCCATAATGGATGTTCCGATGATCGAGAGTGATACCAGAAAAGTAGCATCAATTCAAACAAGTGGTTCTGAAATAGAAAGTGCGCATTGCGCTGAGGTAATCTATCGTATTTCAATGCAGTATTTCCATTAAGTTATAAATTATTTatactattgaaaaaatgtattcagttGCAGAAAGAACTGGCTGCCAAAAAAAGAGAGATCGCAAACTTGAAAGCCAAACTTGACACCTGCACCAGAGAGCAttcgataaatgaaaaaatgatgatggaaaatctcgaaaaagctgaaaaaagcttccaaaaattatctCATGATTACAAAGCCCTAATTTCGCGAGCCGAAAATAACGAAGAAAAATGCAAATGTTTCAAATTAACTATTGGATCTCTCAAAGCAGAAATTACTGCTTTGGAAAACAAATGCAAAACGTACTCGCAAACCATCGGAAAACACGAACAAACTATCACTGTTCTTAGAGACGTATGTTCGTTGTGATAGAAATACAAAGTTGAATAAAGTCAGTTCTTCGATAATTAATCAAACGATACGATTTCAGGAAGCCATGAACGCGATGAGCGAATTATCTCGAAGTCAAGTCCTGCTCGAGAATTCTAAACGAGAATGCGCCATGTTAAGAGAATCCGAAGCTAGATTAATCGCTGAAAGAGATGTACTCAGACAAGACAAACAGAACCATGCTTATTTGCTCTCCAACATTGAATCCATCAAAACCAGTATTGAAAGATCCGAATCcgaatggaaaatgaaaatcgaacaGAAATGGAATGCTGCGGAGCAGGAGTGTAGTGCATTAAGGAGACGCTTGCAGGTAGAAACTAAcgattcaaatattttcatggaATGAGAGCTCgaagtttttgaatatttctaataattcaattttgtaGGACGAGCAAGACCGgtacaatgaaaaaattgccttCTTAGAACAGATTGTGGAATCATCTAAAAGCCGTTTAGATGAAGAGAAGAAATCGAGTACTGATCTTTCTAATATGATAGATTCATTGAAAGCAGACTtggaagaaaaaactaaaactatcgacgaattaaaaagtaaattgaGAACATCGTCCTCGGAAAATTTCGCtgaaaaaggtataattttttgacaccttttttaaaagaaagaaagaaagcaaaataatttattgtattgatgaatatttttcagaattacgaatgaaaaatctacaaaataaGTATGAAATGGCATTAAAAGATATCGAGCATTACAAAGGATTATTGGAAGCAGCTAAAAAAGATTCTCAAGAGATTTCTAAATTATctggcgattttgaaagtatgCTTGTTTCGGAACGTGAAGTGTACTTGCAGAGCAAAAAAGACATGGAAGCgaagtaattttgattttaggaatttttctcttcatagttatgtttgaaaattaactcgttctttttctttcaacagGATCTGTGAATTGGCTGGCGAAGTAGCAGgattacaaaaacaaaacgcTGTGCTTCAAAAACGTGTCAGTGAATTATCAAATCTAAATCAAACATCGATGATTAATCTAAATGATGAATTGATGGAAGAAAAACGCAAATATTTGTCGATGTCTGAAAATGTCAATGCTTTGAAGCAACAATTGGCACATGCTCAAACTGAAATGAAAGCTGCACTTGATGCGAAACTCACCGCCGAAAAGAAATATACCGATGAGATGTTACAACACACCGAAGATATTAAAGTtagtacagaaaaaaaaacattgtctgGTTCTTCCCAAGCTTTATAAtaattgtattttcaattttttgtttaggAACTCAAAAAACAGATCGAAGTAGTGGTTTCGTTGCAGAACAGAATAGATCAGTTGACTATCGAAAGAGACGCGGCTATTTTAAGAGCGGAATCTAATATGAGTAATTGGCATGAACAAGAAAACCGAATACGTGATGAAATGCATTCGCAAAATCAACGTTTGAAAGATTTAGTTTCACAAAATGAGCTGCTTTTGAACCAGATTCAAGAATTGAGTTTGAAATTATCGATCAGACAAAGCCAGGTTAGTCGATGAGGAAAATTATTGCAATGCGAATTGTTTTCACTCATTTATACTTTATGTTCGTTGGGTGAAATCTTTCAGGACCCAGCGAAGGATGACAAGAATGCATCAACTTCTTCCGAAGGCGGCGATCGAAACGCTGACAATCTATTACAAGTTATCAGTTACTTGAGACGTGAAAAGAACCTCGCCACTTCTCAATTGGAAACTTTATTATCTGAAAACAGAAGGTAAATTGAATAATCGTcactatttttcaataaaaaagaaagaattgtcgattaaaaatgtttattttactTAGATTGAAGTCTGAAACCGACCTAATTAAACGTCAGTTGGATGAAACTCGCGCTTTACTCGAATCTGAGcaacaaaaaagtgatatttctTCGACAACCGCTGCCAAACATGCCGAATTAATCAAtaaggtaactttttttttactatagcAATAATTTTACCGTCATAAAAAATGTGCTAATTATTCAATTATGTGCAGGTTCAAACGCTCAACGCTCTGAGTGATAGTAATCGCGTTTTACGTGAAGAAAGAGACAGATATGCTGCTGAATTGAGTGACATCAAAGAGAAATTCGAGCAGGTAGAAAGCCAGACTTTGATACCGTTGAGAAATGAAAACAAGCAAATCACAATGCAGTTGGAATTATTGCAAACGGAGAATATCGGTTTGCAAAAGGAATGCAACAGATGGAGAACTCGTGTTACggaaatgactgaaaaaatcaacaagaaTAATTCGGAGGATTTGCAAAAATCGCTTACATTAGAAAGAGACGCGCATAATAAGACGTTGGACGATTTGCGTTCCGTCAAACAAGAGAAATCCAAACTCGAAGATCAGGTTTGTAAATACTATTAGCGTAAATACCTATTAACATTGTACaaatttggaattgaaattttgatttttttttttttaaattatttctagCTGAAGAAATTGCAAAGCCTTCATTCTCGCGTTGCAGCCATTGAAAAAGAAAGGGCTGACTTGATTAGAGAACGTAACGATTTACAAAAAGAattaaacgaagaaaaaactaaaaatgccaAAGTCACTCAAGATTTCGAAGAATTGCAAAAGACTTTAGGCACTCACGAAACTATGATTAATGATATGAAACAAAGTATTTCTCAAGTAAGTTGAAATGATACAGAGAcaataattattcaaacttTATTGATATTCAACTTCGTATTAATCGTTTAGATAAGATCAATCGCTAAAAGATACAAAAATCAATCTCAAGAattattgaaacaaaatgaagaaCTTAAAAGCAAACTAGCAGAACAatctgctgctgctgctgctgaaCCGGCTCCTGTAGTTCCTGCTGAAATTCCTCCTCAAGAACAAGATCGCTTGAGACAAGAAGGTAGACAGCAATTGGAAGCTGAGATGGGAAATCGTATTAGAGAACTGAACGAACAAGTAATATTTATTTTACCGAAGAAGCTTATTAAACGAACAAATGTCGAGAAAAAACATTCGCTTCTTTTCAGATAACTGCCAAACAAGAAGAAATTGATCGTTTGTTAACGGAAAATAAAGCTTTGCAAGACACCGTTGTGGAGAAAGAAGTCAGAGCTACGGATATACTGAAAACCGCTCGAAATCGTATTCAGAATTTGGCCAAAGAGgcgaaaaaacatcaaactgATGCTGAATCGTATAAACAACAAATGCAGCATATTGAAACCGCTACCAGAGGTATTTTAATCGAAATAATTATCTTCAACTTGATGCTAAAGATATCAAAACGTGTTTGTTGACGAATTTCAGAGGAAGGAATCGCTCGTCAAAATGTGATTAAATCAACGTACGAAAATCGTATTTCtaaattagaaaaagaaaaaactgaagcTCAAACGGAACGAGATCGTTTAGCTCGTGAGGTTGAAATACTCTCGCAAAGAATTGCGGCGTTACAAAGACAGTTGCTTACGCaacaggtaaatttttcaatccgaTGTAAACTTGACGTGTTTGAAGACGAAATAACTAATAATGGGTGATTTTCAGGGAGTCAAGTCTGCTGTGAATAGCGGCCAAGAAAAAAGCAATATCGAACCACCAACTGCTAATATTAAACCTATGGCTGGACCTTCGTCCTCCGTTGCTAAGTCACAACAGGTAATtctaaattctgaattttccGTAAGGTCTGCGATGCGAATAATTAGTAATGTAATCGTGTTTGGTGTAGAACCAACAATCTGTAGCTGTTACCCCGTGGAGATCGGCTAACGAAACTCCATTCGCTAGCATTAGACCTATGTCAATGCAAACGAGAACAGCAGCTGTATTGCCAACTAGTCAGACTTCTTGTAGTAGCGCCACTCAAAGGTAAATAtacattgaaattgattttaaaagtcGTAGAAAGccgtctcaattttttatttttttaaaaattgtacttcTAGTACGGTTCTCGTACCGCCTCAACAACAACTTGTGGATACGAGTTCGAATGCGCCCAGTATTGCTGAAGCATTTTCGTCTTCTCCTTCGTCATCGTCTCATACCGATTATAACATGCCTTCAACCAGCTCTTCCGTTAGCCACACTTCAGCCAGGCAAGTCGTGGTTACTCCAACTCAGCAAGCATCACATTCAGCTGAATCAACTCAAGTGAGTCGACTGACATTCGTCAAAATCGcgcagatttttgaacaatgtaAACTAAACAAAGTTACTTTTTCACAGGATATGGAAGCCGAATGCGGTAACCAAGAATTACCATCCCAAGCTGCACTCTCGAGCCAGCAGCAACCATCGCAAATGTCTCAAAATCAAGGAGCAGGCATTTCGACTCTGTCAATCATCGCTACCCCGTCTGTATCGCAATCTCAAGCACCTACGGTGGCTTTAGTACTTCCCAGAATCGATTTACAAAACCTACCTACCGGCGGACCGTCGCATTTGTCCAATGTACCGGAACAATCGATGGTAGCTAGTAGCCAAACAACCCCAGCTTCTTTGGTATCCGCGTCTAATCAAACCGATTCTTCGAATACGCCTAAAAGAACCGAAACGTATTATCAACAAGACGGCGAAGACTCGAATCCTGGTCAGGTATCGGCCAGTAATCAGCTCAGTCAGCAGCAACCGGTCGTCGCCAGCAGTATCGAGACTGCGCCCGAACAGTCGATTGTCAGTGCTAGTAACCAACAATCTGGCGAGAAAACTGTATCCGAACCTTCGGTGGCGAGCAGCAATGCGAATAGTAGTAATACTGTGACTACGACTCAAGCTGGTCTGAAGCGTTCCAGGGAGACGGAAGGCGAGAGCTCGAGAAGCTCTGGTAGCACGGAAGTTAATTCTGTGCAACCGCAGGTTAGTGTCACGTGATGGCAGAAGATGAAGTTTGTAAGCGGTTTTATAACGAGCgagttttatttgtttttaggCGAAACGTACTCGTCGCATGGAAACCGTTCACGAAGATATATTCCGAAGCGATGTCGACGAATCGAGTAACGCGGATGTGCTATTAAGGTATGGCGGGATCGATGTGGAATATCAGGTTCCAACATCGTCGCAACGTGATCAAGAATTTGATAATCTAGTCATCGATTCCGAAGGTGAAGATGAGTTGGAGGAGGATGAGCAAGTGCCCGACGATGgtgtaagaatttttttattatatcgACGTATTTTTAGCCCTTCAATGTCCGAGAGAGTTCGACcgataaatttcaagaattttcatgaGAGAATTTAGGCTGAACTGAACAATTTTAATTATTGAGTATTTCTCACAATATTTactataaaaaattatgttgatttttaaagccgaatttaaaaattcgaaaagaaaaaaagccaAGGATTAAAATATGCTGTTAAATTTTATCAGCTGAATTTCCatcgtttttctcaattttttagaattcaatcttttttttacttttttaaaacatttttgaggattaaaaaaatgtttgtctctgaatttgaagaaatttctgcttcgaatgaaataaaattttgggcaAGGAGAAAGAGctcaaatgttttgaaaattgcttacAAGGTAAcgtcttgaggtgtcactccgattttaatgaaaccgcgatttttggaaagagcatagtctaaaacccccaaaaccgaatttccagctgcccaagttcatttttcgatttttggcgaatttttgaaaattcaaaattgactgtttttggcgatttatgcttttttaaaaaaaagtacgtacttgatcaataaaaatggtcaaaataagtcccaaaactaatattaattatccagatccaaatttcaccatttccagccattctggagcctccagcgcgattttcaatttctccagaattttgaatttgctccagaaggcaagaatatgaagttgagcagctaaaaatcgagttgtatattacactcgacctgtttaacgagtttatccacatttgagccgattttgagagtgacacctcaagaatggttttttgaggtgtcactctcgctccaaaacggcaggaaatggtagaatttgcgctccagggattagttcttgaagaaatagagcgattcgcgcaaatttcaaaaatttcctcacaaacggttatcttttgattttttggattttttaattttgaaaaaagctggtcaaaagaccactcttgaggtgtcactcccaaaatcggctcaaatgtagataaactcgttaaacaggtcgagtataatacacaactcgatctttagctgcccaactgcataatcacgccttctggagcaaattcaaaattctggagaaattgaaaaatcgcgctggaggctcaagaggttcccttgttagttgaaattattactaaaatttgaaggaaaaaaatcaagtttcaaaagaaTGTGTGTGAAGTTTCCTCTTCgatgaaagttttaaatcatgggtATATTTTTTGGTCAAGACGATTCATTACTCAATAAGACATGATCATCCGGACCAGGCGACCAGGTCTTCATCCTGATCTGAACCACGGCTGAGATCTTCCGCAGCCAGACCCTC
The sequence above is a segment of the Planococcus citri chromosome 3, ihPlaCitr1.1, whole genome shotgun sequence genome. Coding sequences within it:
- the LOC135840824 gene encoding nucleoprotein TPR-like isoform X1, whose product is MLETVLLEEEYSLIPEGIRSKIDKILSETSERYLNVTALHETFKRDQDEAVGDLQTKLKQEIERRESIQLEFEKTSQKLNEFDAKVDSLQKQSAQLKNDLIYHENEARTYRIQRDDIADEKSSLQAILNRRSNELENLKSDYDSINEKYKLAVQEKIEALTQLDEIQAKKIELDFKEKRLEQEKNLINEQINLLSSDVTKHHAEMSNVKREHSTQLISLQAEVQQKNEEIRVLLENEQNYKRTIETLNDKIEELNNRLTGQSEVENELRNKYVAEIESRTKLAEVYKEMSEESGKKCEELASTAKDLQKLLSEAAVQYEDLEKRYTINETTYKEHLQKKNDTIAALKKELADANNLIDTLKQGHLNDTLENLSPHAAAAYNIMRKGLTLTQIYSEYASVSEQLLIKTHDNEQLQNTFKAFIEELEGKAHIIRKRNEDYAEAMATIEKISQSYGQLELDYDVMKEKLSDSERNTARLTRENERLHKTISDLSRQVCFLLKEVEESRGGEILIRQVGDSSDYLNSSDIISKKLVTFHDIQELQQNNQKLLATIRDLSEEFENAEIKLKAYNKEELETTVSSLQNSISEKNEAFERQEKIIQMLKNQLKMYKLLGADKAAGDRSFNENAIMDVPMIESDTRKVASIQTSGSEIESAHCAELQKELAAKKREIANLKAKLDTCTREHSINEKMMMENLEKAEKSFQKLSHDYKALISRAENNEEKCKCFKLTIGSLKAEITALENKCKTYSQTIGKHEQTITVLRDEAMNAMSELSRSQVLLENSKRECAMLRESEARLIAERDVLRQDKQNHAYLLSNIESIKTSIERSESEWKMKIEQKWNAAEQECSALRRRLQDEQDRYNEKIAFLEQIVESSKSRLDEEKKSSTDLSNMIDSLKADLEEKTKTIDELKSKLRTSSSENFAEKELRMKNLQNKYEMALKDIEHYKGLLEAAKKDSQEISKLSGDFESMLVSEREVYLQSKKDMEAKICELAGEVAGLQKQNAVLQKRVSELSNLNQTSMINLNDELMEEKRKYLSMSENVNALKQQLAHAQTEMKAALDAKLTAEKKYTDEMLQHTEDIKELKKQIEVVVSLQNRIDQLTIERDAAILRAESNMSNWHEQENRIRDEMHSQNQRLKDLVSQNELLLNQIQELSLKLSIRQSQDPAKDDKNASTSSEGGDRNADNLLQVISYLRREKNLATSQLETLLSENRRLKSETDLIKRQLDETRALLESEQQKSDISSTTAAKHAELINKVQTLNALSDSNRVLREERDRYAAELSDIKEKFEQVESQTLIPLRNENKQITMQLELLQTENIGLQKECNRWRTRVTEMTEKINKNNSEDLQKSLTLERDAHNKTLDDLRSVKQEKSKLEDQLKKLQSLHSRVAAIEKERADLIRERNDLQKELNEEKTKNAKVTQDFEELQKTLGTHETMINDMKQSISQIRSIAKRYKNQSQELLKQNEELKSKLAEQSAAAAAEPAPVVPAEIPPQEQDRLRQEGRQQLEAEMGNRIRELNEQITAKQEEIDRLLTENKALQDTVVEKEVRATDILKTARNRIQNLAKEAKKHQTDAESYKQQMQHIETATREEGIARQNVIKSTYENRISKLEKEKTEAQTERDRLAREVEILSQRIAALQRQLLTQQGVKSAVNSGQEKSNIEPPTANIKPMAGPSSSVAKSQQNQQSVAVTPWRSANETPFASIRPMSMQTRTAAVLPTSQTSCSSATQSTVLVPPQQQLVDTSSNAPSIAEAFSSSPSSSSHTDYNMPSTSSSVSHTSARQVVVTPTQQASHSAESTQDMEAECGNQELPSQAALSSQQQPSQMSQNQGAGISTLSIIATPSVSQSQAPTVALVLPRIDLQNLPTGGPSHLSNVPEQSMVASSQTTPASLVSASNQTDSSNTPKRTETYYQQDGEDSNPGQVSASNQLSQQQPVVASSIETAPEQSIVSASNQQSGEKTVSEPSVASSNANSSNTVTTTQAGLKRSRETEGESSRSSGSTEVNSVQPQAKRTRRMETVHEDIFRSDVDESSNADVLLRYGGIDVEYQVPTSSQRDQEFDNLVIDSEGEDELEEDEQVPDDGIIDENDDVPEDVEDEEEFESEEAYEMEGYDREEQDASVNRYPALGPDIDEVQVHDQDNEVEIIDEESNEVPNQSGRSDGIAIISARRGIEQQSSEATSSGNNMRAQSASITSNQSPIPLQFGRRSSTISPLNRQPNQQLLLSQGFEDNAGDDSIVPSTPTLCVPRRTDGFGEAVSSPHVPSSGRFTFSESQPPVGRAGVALMVSEGIDDTRMDLSQLEDNAGTGRSVPSTPLQSSPQEVDRIEVGQSVEDNQPLNEELSCNTNNQQQPPPEDILLDNVAYHGEPADNGNDLRKLEAANDSENLVDEPTDQGVTSDSGPPDQQVAGTSQNVPDDVEEGREAEAARSHDIQQIPQQILTTGGTARRGATRVGRSRARGAQSWENATISNTQEQSASRGTQARGRGGNNPRAYRRGNRRQRSWTPFGRY